In the genome of Afipia felis ATCC 53690, the window TCGGTGAAATCGGGCGCATCCGGCAGCGGCAATGCGCGCACCGTCGGCACGTCGGCCACGCCGCCGATGCCGAGCGTGGCCTTGTCGCTATCGACCACCGCCGCGCAGGCGACGATGGCAAAGTCGCCATGACGGCGTCCCACCTCCGTGAAGGCATAGCCCGTTCCCGCAACGGCCGTCGGGAACGACACCGCCTCGATCATCTCGTCGTCGGCCTTCGCCGTCGCCATCATGCCGGTGAAGAATTCGCTTGCGGCAAGTGTCCGACGCTTCTTGCGCGTGCGCAGATGAACGCTGCCACCGAGCGTCATCAACGACAGCGGCAGTTCGGCCGAGGGATCGGCGTGCGCGATCGATCCGCAGATCGTGCCGCGCGCGCGGGTCTGTGCGTGACCAACCCAGGCGAGCGCACCGGCGAGCAGCGGCTGACGCCGCGCGAGTTCGGGATGCCGCTCCAGTTTCGCCTGTCGCACGGCAGCACCGATACGCAAGGTTTTGCCGTCATCGTCGATGCGGCGCAGCGCATCGACATGCATGATGTCGACGAGCAGGTTCGGACGCGCGAGCCGCATCGCCAGCATCGGCATCAGCGACTGGCCGCCCGCGATGATCCGCGCATCGCCGCCTTCCTCGCGCAACGCGTCCAGTGCTTCATCGATCTCGCCGACGCGCAGATAATCGAACGGCGCGGGCTTCATCGTCCCACTCCCATCAGCGCGAGCAGCCGCCGGATGGCGCTCATCAACGGCGAGCCCCGCTTGCCGCTCGCCTTATTGGCGAGCGCCTCGAAAAACTGGCCGATGACGACCTTGGCCGCGCCGTCGAGCAGACGTCCGCCGATCGAGGCGACCTTGCCGCCGACCGCCGCCTCGTAAGTGTACGCAACGGTTGTCTTGCCGTCGGCTTCGGTGAGCGTGATGAAGCCGGTGCCGCGACCCGAGCCGAGCGCACCTTCGGTGCCGCCCGACAGCGTCACCGATTCAGGCTCGTTCATGTCCGAGAGCTTGATCTTCGCCTTGTAGCGGCCCTTCACCGGGCCGATGCCAAGCGTGACGTCGGCGTGGAATTCGCTCTCACCGACTTTCTCGACATTGTGCGCGCCCGGAATGACCGACATCAACGTGGCGGGATCGAGCAGCATGTTCCAGATCTGCTGCCGTGACGCTGCGACCACAGCCTTGCCCGATCCGGTCAGCGCGCGCTCGCCAGCCTTGGCGGCGCTTGCCTTCTGAACAACTGGCGGGTTTTTCGGTTCGGGCTCCGCACCGTGAACATGAGGCGCAAGCTTCGCCGGGGTCACCGGCAAGGTGATATCCTCGACGCCCAACGCATCGGCGATCGCATTGGCGATGCAGACCGGCGTCGACATGCAATTGCCCTCACCCACGCCTTTGGCGCCGAGCGGCGTGAACGGCGACGGACTCTCATGATGAAGGATGCGCAGTTCGGGCACTTCCATCATGGTCGGGATCAGATAATCCGCCAGCGTGCCGGACGACAGGCCGCCATCCGGCGCGTAGCTCGATTCCTCGTAGAGCGCCGCGCCGAGCGCATGCGCGAAGCTGCCCGTCACCTGCCCCGCCACCATGCCCGGATGGAGAATGCGCCCACAGTCATGCATCGTGACGTAACGGTCGATCTTCACCTCGCAGGTCGCACGGTCGATCTCGACCGCGCAGATGTCGAAGATGAAGCCGTGGCACAGCGAGGAATTGACGCGGTCGTCCTCGGTCGGCGCGGTGAGTTGCGGCGGCGACCAGAACACCGTCTCGCGGATGGTCTGATCGATGCCCTGCGGCAGTTCGGCGGGTGCCCAATGGCTCGACGACGCAACACGTGCGAACGGCAGCGATTTGGCCGGATCGCCCGCATGGATGCGGCCATTCTCAAACACGATGGCGTCGAGATCGGCGTCGAGAAGCCGGGCGGCCACGGCGGCAAGCTTGCCGCGCAGTCGCGTCGCGGCGATCTGCGTTGCGCCAGCAACGGCGGCGGCAAAACGGCTGGAATAATTGCCGGATGCGATCGACCAGGAATCGCGCGCGGTATCGAGTTCGGTGATGACGCGGATGTCGCTCGGCTTCAGCCCGAATTCGTCGGCAACGACTTGAGAGAGTACGGTGCGATGGCCCTGCCCCTGCGGCGTGGACGCGACGTGAACCGCGACCGAGCCGACGGCATCGATGCCGATGGTGGAGGTCGCCTGCGCGCCGTTCTTGGGGCCTGCCTTGGCCCGCTGCTCCGGCGTCAGCACCGCCGTGATGTAACCCATGTTCGAGACGCTGGGCTCGACCACCGCCGCATAGCCGATACCGTAAAGCCGCCCCTCGCGGCGCGCGGTTTCCTGGCGCGCCTTGAGTTCGGCCAGCCCTCCCTCGTCGATCGCGGTCGCCACCGCGGTCGGGTAGTCGCCGCTGTCGTAGAGCGCGCCGGACGCGGTGCGGTAAGGAAAGGCCTTCGCGGGAATGAGATTGCGCCGAAGCACGTCAAGCGGATCGAGCTTCAGCGCCAGCGCGATCTTCTGCACCAGCCGTTCGAGCGCGAAATAAACCTGCGGCCCGCCGAACCCGCGGTTGAGGCCGGTCGGCATCTTGTTGGTCAGCACGATACGGTTGCGGATGCGCAGATGTTCGATCGCATACGCGCCCGTCATGTTGCCGTGCATGCGATAGAGCGTCGCCGGCTCGGGCGCACGCAGATGCGCGCCGGTGTCTTCAAGCTGATCCCAGTCGAGCGCGAGGATGCGGCCGTCCTGCGCGACCGCCGCCGTCAATGTCGTCTCGCGGTTGGTTGCGACCGCGGACGCCATCAGATGTTCGAGGCGATCCTCGATCCATTTAACCGGCCGTCCCGCAACGCGCGCGGCGATTGCGGTGAGCACCACATAGGGAAAGACCGCCTGCTTGACGCCGAAGCTGCCGCCGCTGTCGCCGGGCGTCCGCAGCCGTAGGCGGTTCCCGGGCACATTGAGCGCGCGTGCCATCACCGCATGAAGCGAGAATGGCCCCTGAAAATTCGCGATGACATCATAGCTGTCGGTGCCCGGTTCGTAGTCGGCGATCACGCCGTAGGTCTCGATCGGGGTGCAGGCGTTGCGCGGATAGGTAATGTCGATGCCGACGCGGTGCGCCGCCTTGGCGAAAGCGTCGTCGGGATCGCCATAAACGTAAGAGCGTTCGTTGGCGAGATTCGAACCAAGCTTCTCGTGCAGCACCGGCGCGTCAGCAGCGAGCGCCTCTTGCGGATCGATCACCGCCGGCAGGGGTTCGTAATTCACCTCGATCAGGTCGAGTGCGTCTTCGGCGATATAGCGGGTGTCAGCGACAACCATCGCGACCGGTTCGCCGTAATAGCGCACCTTGTCGACCGCGAGCGGCCAGCATTCGACCGGAATCTTCAATCCTGCGACGAGGGGCGAGCCGAAGCGCTGAAGCTCTTTCGCCGTCACGACGGCATGGACACCGGGCAGCGCCAGCGCCTTGCTGGTGTCGATGCCGAGCAGCCGGGCGTGTCCATGCGGCGAGCGGAGGATCGCGCCCTCGGCCGTGCGGGTGCTGACGCCGAGATCGTCGATATAGCAGCCCCGGCCGGTCAGCAGTTGCCGGTCTTCGTCACGCGGCAGCGACTGGCCCGTCCAGCGCGCAACTGGCCGTTGACCAACATTCACGTCAGCAACAGCGGTGGAATTGCCAGTCACGAACATCCTCTTAGCCGCGTCACCTTCAGGACCTCCGATGGCACGCGCGCGGGAAAATGCCCGGCACGCCCTATCAGAGCAAATAATCGATACTTATCCCTATAATCAGCAATTATGATGCAATGTTCCTCCGCATGCGGCGATTGATGGCTGCCGCCCCGCTGCTGCTCGCACCATTCAGGATGGACGATAGGACGATATCCGGGAAATTTCAGCCCGCGATCTGCACATGCGTCCGCGCGGCGCGTGCCTTGCCAGGCATCCCGCTTCAGCGAAGCACGTTGTGCGATCTGCGATTGAGCGGCGCTTTCCTCGCACAGGCTTAAGACTGTGCCCATGACCTCCAGGCCGGAGAGCTTGCGCCTTCTGATTTTGCGGGAGCGTCCGTGGACCAGACGTTCAGAAAGAATGGATGGTGCCCAGGAAAGGACTCGAACCTTCACGCCTTGCAGCACAGGTACCTGAAACCTGCGTGTCTACCAATTCCACCACCTGGGCGTGAGGCGGTTAGTAAGGACCGACCGCGCGCTTGTCAAATTCCCAAGAAAATTCCCCGACCGGTGGCACCATGGCCCCTGTACAGCCCAGAACCGATGGCGTATCGCAAAATCCGCAAATACCCGCTCGGGTTACCCTTATCGAGGCAGGAATTCGACCATGACAGCCCCCATCGACACCCTCGTCACCGTATTCGGCGGATCGGGTTTCCTCGGCCGTCATGTTGTCCGGGCGCTGGCGCAGCGGGATTACCGGTTGCGCGTCGGCGTGCGCCGGCCGGAATTGGCCGGCCACCTGCAGCCGCTCGGCAAGGTCGGGCAGATCAATCCGGTGCAGGCCAATGTCCGCTATCCGGCCTCGCTCGATGCGGCGATGCGCGGCTCGCGCGTCGTGGTCAATCTGGTCGGGATTCTCTCGGAAGGCGGCGCCCAGCGTTTCAACGCGGTACAGGCGGAAGGCGCTCGCGCCATCGCGGAAGCTGCTGCGCGAATCGGCGCCCGCGTGGTGCACGTCTCGGCGATCGGCGCGAATGCTAATTCGGCCTCCCGCTACGCCACCTCCAAGGCGCTCGGCGAGCAGGCCGTGCTGGAAGCCACGCCGGATGCGACCATCATCCGTCCTTCCATCGTGTTCGGGCCGGAAGACCATTTCACCAACCGCTTCGCCGCATTGGCACGCCTGTTCCCGGCGTTGCCGCTGATCGGGGCCGACACGAAACTGCAGCCGGTCTATGTCGGCGACGTCGCCTCGGCGATCGCCGATGCGGTCGACGGCAAGACCAAGGCGGGCGCCACCTATGAGCTCGGCGGACCGGAAGTCATGACGATGCGCGAGGCCATCGAACTGATCCTGCGGGTTGCCGAGCGCGATCCGATGCTGGTGCCGCTGCCGTTCGGGCTCGCGAAGCTCCAGGCGGCGTTCCTGCAATTCGCGCCGGGCGACCTCAAGCTGACGCCGGATCAGGTCGAGATGCTCAAGACCGACAATGTGGTGTCGGATGCGGCGAAGAGTGCGGGCCTGACGCTGGAAGGTCTCGGCATTGCGCCGGAATCGATGGCGGCGGTGCTGCCGTCCTATCTCTGGCGCTTCCGCAAGACCGGCCAGTTCGCCCACAAGAGCGCCTGAGTATTGCCGCCCCGCGCAGGCGGGGGCGACAATCTATTGTTCCGTGTTAGGCCCCCAGCGCGAGCGCGATCAGGCCGAGCGTGCCGACGATCACGCGCCACCACGCGAAGAACGTGAAGCCGTTGCGGGTGACGAAATCGAGGAACGACCTCACCACGATAATCGCGGTGATGAACGACACCACGAAGCCGACCACGATGATCAGGGAGTGATCCATCGTCATGTCGCCGCGGCCCTTGTAAAAATCATAGACGAACGCGCCGATCATGGTCGGAATCGCGAGGAAGAACGAAAACTCCGCCGCAGAGCGTTTGTCGGCGCCGAACAGCATCGCCGCCACGATCGAGGCGCCTGAGCGGGACACGCCCGGAATCATCGCCGCACACTGCGCGATGCCGATGCCGAGATACATCGGCAGCGGGAACGTCATGGCATTGTGATGACGTGGATTGAGGTCCTGCTGATCGACCCACAGCAGCACCGCGCCACCTGCGATCAGCGAGAAGCACACCACCCAAGGATTGAACAGCACGCTCTTGATGAAGTGGCCGAAGATCAGGCCGAGTATGACGGCAGGTAAAAACGCGACCAGCACGCCGATCACGAAACGCCGCGCGGCGGGATCGGTGAACATATGGGTCGCGACATGCCAGAGGCGCTGGAAGTAGATCACCAGAATGGCGAGAATCGCGCCGAGCTGAATCAGCACCGCGAATGTCTTCCAGAAATTATCCTGGTCGAGATTGAAGATTCGCTCTGCAAGCAGCAGATGGCCGGTGGAGGAAACCGGCAGGAACTCGGTGACGCCCTCCACGATACCGAGGAACAGCGCCTTCAGAAGATCAGCCAACATCAGGAGAATCCATGGTGCCGGGGTGGCCCGCGTTTGTGACTTATTCGCTGCCCCCCCGCAATGCGGAAAACATGCAAAGATACCTTGCCCCCGGCTCACGCTCGGTTAGGTTCGGCACCTTGCTCGCGGGCCGCCACCAAGCGAGAGCAGAAAGCCTTTTTTAAGGCTCTCTTTAAGAATCTTCCGGCTAACACGGTGCCTATGATTACCCTTTTCCATCACGCCTTCTGTCCCCATTCACGTTTCGTGCGTCTTGCGCTCGGCGAATACGGACTGGAATCCGAACTCGTTGAGGAGCGGATTTGGGATCGGGACGAAGCGTTTCTGGCGATGAATCCGGCCGGCACCACGCCCGTGATGATGCTCGACGGCGAGCCGCCGATTCCGGGCGCCGCGATCATCGCCGAATATCTGGACGAGACCTACGGCGCGCAGCTCCGCGATCGTCGCATGATGCCATCGAACTCGCCCGATCGCGTCGAGGTCCGGCGGCTGATGTCGTGGTTCAACGACAAATTTTACGATGAGGTCAGCGGCCCGCTCGTCACCGAGCGCGTCTACAAGCGCTTCATGAGCGCCGAACAGGGTGGTGGTGCACCTTCGACGGACGTGATGCGCGCAGCGCGGTCCAACCTGCGCTACCATCTCGCCTATATCGGCTGGCTCGCGCGCACGCGAAATTTTCTCGCCGGCGACCGCCCGACCTATGCCGATCTCGCGGCTGCCGCGCATCTGTCGGCAATCGACTATCTCGGCGACGTGCCGTGGAGCGAGGATGACGCCGCGAAGGCCTGGTATGTGCGGATCAAATCGCGCCCCTCATTCCGTCCGCTCCTGAACGAATGGCTCGCGGGCCTGCCCGCACCCGCGCACTACATCGATCTGGATTTCTGATCTCACGTTTGCGCATCGTCCGGAATGATGCAACCGGACGTCAGCCTTCCGCCAATTCCGTCACTGCCGCCAGAATGCGCGCGATGTCCTGCGGTCGCGACAGACGGTGATCGCCGTCCTGCACCAGTGTCAGCACCACATCGTCGCTTGGCAGGCAGTGCGTCAACTTGAAGGCGTGCTGCCAGGGCACGTCCTCATCCTGCACGCCCTGCAGAATGCGGACCGGACAACCGACATCGAGCATGCCGTTAAGCAGGAGATGGTTGCGACCCTCCTCGATGAATCGTTTGGTGATCGGATATGGCTCGCCGTAGTCGGACGGGCGATACCACACGCCGTTGCGCTCCATCTCTTCCCGGATCTCCGGCGTGAACCGCTCCCACATCAGATCTTCGGTGAAGTCAGGCGCGGGGGCGATCAGCACGAGGCCCTTGAGCGTCGCGCGCGATCTGGCTTTCTGCGCTGCCATCGCGCGCGCAACCAAAAGCGCCATCCAGCCGCCCATCGAAGAGCCGATCATGATCTGCCCGCCTTCGCAGCAGGCCTCGACGACAGCGAGGCTTTCCTCAAGCCACGCGCCAATGGTGCCATCCTTGAAGTCACCGCTGGATTCGCCGTGGCCTGAGTAATCGAAGCGGACGCAGGCGCGACCATGTTGTTGCGCGTAAGCGTCGAGCTCGCGCGCCTTGGTGCCCAGCATGTCCGACTTGAACCCGCCGAGCCAGACGAGACCGGGGCCGCCTCCTTCACGACGGCGCACCGCGATGCGGCGTTCGCCATGCGACGTTCTGACATCTATGAAATCAGGCGGAGCGTCAGCGGGAAGGGTCATCGGAGAGCCGTCATGATGATTTTGCGGATCGCTTGTATCGTGCGATGATGATCGACCGTGTTATTGATGGTGCGATCATGTTCGTCAACGCCCCGGTCACATTCCCTTTGCATTCCAGCAATCTGCTGTGCGCCCGCCTCGCGCCGATCGCATTCGCCTGAACGAGACACGCACCCGATGCCGGATCCTTCCGCGGCAACACACCGTCTATCCGAGACCGATCCGCAATCCGGGCACGGCGGCCATGGCGCAGATCGGAACGGCACGGCGCCGCACCCCTCACAGAACACGCAGACCCGCGCGCTCACCGTTCTGATCGCCGTGCCGACGCTGGAATCCGGCGCGTCCGATCTCAATGCGCTGGCGCTCACGCAATATCTCGCGGCGCACGGTCACCATCCTGTCGTGGTGTCGCAAGGCGGCCGCCTCGTGCCGGAGATCGTCGCGGCAGGTGGCGAATTCATCGAGATGAATGTCGCGAGCCGCAATCCTTATCGGATGCTACGTTGCATGCGGCAGTTGTCGCTGCTGATCGCGAACCGCCATTGTGATGTCGTCCACGCACTCGGCCGCGCACCGGGCTGGAGCGCCTATCTCGCGGCGCGCGCGCAGCGACGGCCGTTCGTCACCACATGGTTCAAGGGTTTTCGCGAGCAGAACCGGCTCAAGCGGTTCTATAACAGCGTGATGGTGCGCGGCGACCGCATCATCGCCGCGAGCGACGATCTCGCCGATCTGATCCGCGACCGCTACCCGGCCGTGCGCGAGCGGATCATGACGCTGCCGCTCGGCTTCGATGCAACCGCTTTCGATCCCGACCGCGTCACGCCGGAGCGCATCGCGCGCATTCGCCATGCGTTCGGTGCCGGGACGGACACCCGCATCATCCTCGCGCCGGGCCGCATGGTCCGCCGCAAGGGCCACCATCACATCGTGCAGGCAGCGGCGTGGATGAAAGCCGCTGGCGTCCGGGATTTCCTGATCGCCTTCACCGGCGAGGATCAGGGCCGCACCCATTTCACCGGGCAATTGTGGGATCTCGTGCTCTCGACCGGTACCACCGACGTGGTCCGCTTCGCCGGACTGAGCGACGATCTGCCGGCGGCGCTCGCGGTCTCGGCGGCGGCGGTGTTCGCCTCGACCCAGCCGGAAGGCGCGCTGCGCACCATCCTTGCGGCGCAGGCGATGGGCGTTCCGGTCATCGCCTCCGATCTCGCAGCCGGTTCCGGCATCATGCTGGCCCCGCCCGCCATCAGCGAGGACCGGATGACCGGCCTCCGTTTCCCGGCTGGCGATATCGAAGCGCTGGCGACGGCGCTGACACGCCTTCTGAATCTGTCCGATTCAGTACGGCGGGCTATCGGCGCGCGCGGCCAGGCGTGGGTTTCCGACCTGCAGGAGCCCGCGGCTGTTGCCGAACGGACTCTTCGTCTCTACATGGAACTGACAGCGGCACGGACACCGTGACCGGAATGCGGCTCTCCGGCTTTTTCGCACGGGCCGCGCTCGGTTGCCTTGCTCACGTCACCGAATTCCTTCAAAATCATCGCTTCTTTCAATAATCGTGGAGACCCTCCCATTCGCCGTCCTAACAGAGCCCCGCCCACAGTCGCCAAAGATGGGCCCCGCACCAATGATGAGATTCGGAATCTCGAAGTCCAACTGATCGATCAGCACGGCGTCAATGTCGGCGTGACCGAAACGTCGGTCGCCGTGAAGATGGCGATGGAAGCCGGCATGGATCTCGTGGAGATTTCGCCGAACAACTCCCCGCCGGTCTGCAAGATCATGGACTACGGGAAGTACAAGTTTCAGGCGCAGAAAAAGGCCGCCGAAGCGCGCAAGAAGCAGAAGATCGTCGAAATCAAGGAGATCAAGCTCCGCCCGATGATCGACGACCACGATTACGACGTGAAGATGCGCGCGATGCTCCGCTTCTTCGAGGAAGGCGACAAGGTCAAGATCACGCTGCGCTACCGCGGCCGCGAAATGGCTCACCAGGAGATCGGCACCAAGC includes:
- a CDS encoding FAD binding domain-containing protein, which translates into the protein MKPAPFDYLRVGEIDEALDALREEGGDARIIAGGQSLMPMLAMRLARPNLLVDIMHVDALRRIDDDGKTLRIGAAVRQAKLERHPELARRQPLLAGALAWVGHAQTRARGTICGSIAHADPSAELPLSLMTLGGSVHLRTRKKRRTLAASEFFTGMMATAKADDEMIEAVSFPTAVAGTGYAFTEVGRRHGDFAIVACAAVVDSDKATLGIGGVADVPTVRALPLPDAPDFTDALNQYAWDLDARDDLHATGRYRRDLIRQLGRRTIEEAARCRA
- a CDS encoding xanthine dehydrogenase family protein molybdopterin-binding subunit gives rise to the protein MTGNSTAVADVNVGQRPVARWTGQSLPRDEDRQLLTGRGCYIDDLGVSTRTAEGAILRSPHGHARLLGIDTSKALALPGVHAVVTAKELQRFGSPLVAGLKIPVECWPLAVDKVRYYGEPVAMVVADTRYIAEDALDLIEVNYEPLPAVIDPQEALAADAPVLHEKLGSNLANERSYVYGDPDDAFAKAAHRVGIDITYPRNACTPIETYGVIADYEPGTDSYDVIANFQGPFSLHAVMARALNVPGNRLRLRTPGDSGGSFGVKQAVFPYVVLTAIAARVAGRPVKWIEDRLEHLMASAVATNRETTLTAAVAQDGRILALDWDQLEDTGAHLRAPEPATLYRMHGNMTGAYAIEHLRIRNRIVLTNKMPTGLNRGFGGPQVYFALERLVQKIALALKLDPLDVLRRNLIPAKAFPYRTASGALYDSGDYPTAVATAIDEGGLAELKARQETARREGRLYGIGYAAVVEPSVSNMGYITAVLTPEQRAKAGPKNGAQATSTIGIDAVGSVAVHVASTPQGQGHRTVLSQVVADEFGLKPSDIRVITELDTARDSWSIASGNYSSRFAAAVAGATQIAATRLRGKLAAVAARLLDADLDAIVFENGRIHAGDPAKSLPFARVASSSHWAPAELPQGIDQTIRETVFWSPPQLTAPTEDDRVNSSLCHGFIFDICAVEIDRATCEVKIDRYVTMHDCGRILHPGMVAGQVTGSFAHALGAALYEESSYAPDGGLSSGTLADYLIPTMMEVPELRILHHESPSPFTPLGAKGVGEGNCMSTPVCIANAIADALGVEDITLPVTPAKLAPHVHGAEPEPKNPPVVQKASAAKAGERALTGSGKAVVAASRQQIWNMLLDPATLMSVIPGAHNVEKVGESEFHADVTLGIGPVKGRYKAKIKLSDMNEPESVTLSGGTEGALGSGRGTGFITLTEADGKTTVAYTYEAAVGGKVASIGGRLLDGAAKVVIGQFFEALANKASGKRGSPLMSAIRRLLALMGVGR
- a CDS encoding complex I NDUFA9 subunit family protein, which gives rise to MTAPIDTLVTVFGGSGFLGRHVVRALAQRDYRLRVGVRRPELAGHLQPLGKVGQINPVQANVRYPASLDAAMRGSRVVVNLVGILSEGGAQRFNAVQAEGARAIAEAAARIGARVVHVSAIGANANSASRYATSKALGEQAVLEATPDATIIRPSIVFGPEDHFTNRFAALARLFPALPLIGADTKLQPVYVGDVASAIADAVDGKTKAGATYELGGPEVMTMREAIELILRVAERDPMLVPLPFGLAKLQAAFLQFAPGDLKLTPDQVEMLKTDNVVSDAAKSAGLTLEGLGIAPESMAAVLPSYLWRFRKTGQFAHKSA
- a CDS encoding undecaprenyl-diphosphate phosphatase encodes the protein MLADLLKALFLGIVEGVTEFLPVSSTGHLLLAERIFNLDQDNFWKTFAVLIQLGAILAILVIYFQRLWHVATHMFTDPAARRFVIGVLVAFLPAVILGLIFGHFIKSVLFNPWVVCFSLIAGGAVLLWVDQQDLNPRHHNAMTFPLPMYLGIGIAQCAAMIPGVSRSGASIVAAMLFGADKRSAAEFSFFLAIPTMIGAFVYDFYKGRGDMTMDHSLIIVVGFVVSFITAIIVVRSFLDFVTRNGFTFFAWWRVIVGTLGLIALALGA
- a CDS encoding glutathione S-transferase family protein — translated: MITLFHHAFCPHSRFVRLALGEYGLESELVEERIWDRDEAFLAMNPAGTTPVMMLDGEPPIPGAAIIAEYLDETYGAQLRDRRMMPSNSPDRVEVRRLMSWFNDKFYDEVSGPLVTERVYKRFMSAEQGGGAPSTDVMRAARSNLRYHLAYIGWLARTRNFLAGDRPTYADLAAAAHLSAIDYLGDVPWSEDDAAKAWYVRIKSRPSFRPLLNEWLAGLPAPAHYIDLDF
- a CDS encoding alpha/beta hydrolase, whose product is MTLPADAPPDFIDVRTSHGERRIAVRRREGGGPGLVWLGGFKSDMLGTKARELDAYAQQHGRACVRFDYSGHGESSGDFKDGTIGAWLEESLAVVEACCEGGQIMIGSSMGGWMALLVARAMAAQKARSRATLKGLVLIAPAPDFTEDLMWERFTPEIREEMERNGVWYRPSDYGEPYPITKRFIEEGRNHLLLNGMLDVGCPVRILQGVQDEDVPWQHAFKLTHCLPSDDVVLTLVQDGDHRLSRPQDIARILAAVTELAEG
- a CDS encoding glycosyltransferase, with amino-acid sequence MPDPSAATHRLSETDPQSGHGGHGADRNGTAPHPSQNTQTRALTVLIAVPTLESGASDLNALALTQYLAAHGHHPVVVSQGGRLVPEIVAAGGEFIEMNVASRNPYRMLRCMRQLSLLIANRHCDVVHALGRAPGWSAYLAARAQRRPFVTTWFKGFREQNRLKRFYNSVMVRGDRIIAASDDLADLIRDRYPAVRERIMTLPLGFDATAFDPDRVTPERIARIRHAFGAGTDTRIILAPGRMVRRKGHHHIVQAAAWMKAAGVRDFLIAFTGEDQGRTHFTGQLWDLVLSTGTTDVVRFAGLSDDLPAALAVSAAAVFASTQPEGALRTILAAQAMGVPVIASDLAAGSGIMLAPPAISEDRMTGLRFPAGDIEALATALTRLLNLSDSVRRAIGARGQAWVSDLQEPAAVAERTLRLYMELTAARTP
- the infC gene encoding translation initiation factor IF-3; translated protein: MRRPNRAPPTVAKDGPRTNDEIRNLEVQLIDQHGVNVGVTETSVAVKMAMEAGMDLVEISPNNSPPVCKIMDYGKYKFQAQKKAAEARKKQKIVEIKEIKLRPMIDDHDYDVKMRAMLRFFEEGDKVKITLRYRGREMAHQEIGTKLLDKVKAAVADIAKVEQDAKFEGRQVVMVLAPR